The following DNA comes from Cuculus canorus isolate bCucCan1 chromosome 7, bCucCan1.pri, whole genome shotgun sequence.
GTTTAAACAAGATAACGtttcagacaaaagaaatacaagctAATTTTGTGATGTGGCAATGCTACATGTTATCCACATGGCCATAACACTGCTAAgaaaaatgtctatatttggTTAAACGATGCATCCAAGCATTCAGTATGCATGATATGCAAGATGTGGCTTCTCTCATACTCCCTGCAAAGAATCATTTCACAAATGGCCCCTGAAATTATACTTTAAAGAAGAATTgataaaacagttttaaattgcTTCAGTATcagcccttttttcttttaaaggtagATACTATACATCCTCATCGACAACATAAAAGAGAATGTATCCtaaaaaattcaatatttaaggacatgaaagtaaaatattttgtttattcaaaGCTGTGCCAAAAATTCTTCAGAGAGGTCACCTTGGAAACACAAGTGAGGTAACTTCTTCAGCATTTCATGGACCTGTTGGATATTTAGATGgatatttgtttattatttcaCTGCTTAGCAGGAAACATGATCCCTTGTCTCATCCATAACTCTTCCTGACCACAACTCCAACTTCTATATAGCATAGAAAATTTGACTGGAGATTACTGATTAAACTGTCCCCGGTAAAGATCTTTACTGAGACAATTCCTTGGGAAACAGTagctttttacttctgtttttaagaTTAAAGAATCTGGTTTAGAGTTAGTGGCTGCCAAAATGCAGCAATACCATTCCTGACAACACAGCAAAAGGCAAACACATCTTCCAGGGACATTCCTGAGGTTAGGGAAGGATTCCCTGCTTTTTTGACAACAAACTGTGCTGTGGGTATGTGTGGGTACTTTGTTCCCAGTCTGGAATGtttcaaaaaatgcaaaacacagagACAATGAATTTCTTATCCaaacttaagaaaaacagaaacagaagagagtCTTGGGGGACATggtataaaatggagataaGGGGCATGATGCTATCTGTGTCTGAAGAGGCAAAGTAAGTCAGAGACAAAATGTTATTATTCCTTGGGATGTGAAGAgctgaaaggtcttttctgtAGTGTGCTCGAGGATCTAGTATTTCTATAAGGGAGACAacacacagagagcagaaaacagtatcaaagaaaacaagaccaGAAGAGCTCTTCAGATCTCATTTAGCTCAATGTCCTTCTAAAAAGCTGACCAGACTTAGACCATTTCTGACAAATATTTGTCTATCTATTTTGAAAAACCTCTCATAATGAGGCCCTCTCACCTCTCTATTCCAGCTTTTAACTAATCCCATGGTTAGAAAGGATTTTCTAATATCTTATTGCACTTCCTGCAGTTCGGATCTGCAGTTTCTCATTCAACTGTCAGACACGGATGTCTGTTTATTCCCTCTCTTTGCAAGAGCCTTTCAGTACCTGGAGATTTATTATGCTTCCCAGGCCTCACTGAGCaatcccagctttcctgtgtttCCTCACAGGGCATGTTTTCTAGAGCCGTGATCCTCCTTGCTGAGCTCTCCCCTGGGCTCTCTCTAGCTGGTGCATATGTTTTATCAAGTTTGTAGTTGCTTTCCAGCTATGAACTTCAGCTCTTTCCAAAGGTGAGTTAGAAATTTGTAAAAATCAAATAGTATTTTGGTTCTACTTGCTAGAAAGTAAGGGCAGACCAGAAACAACAGATGTAGGCAAGGTCTGCATTTCTTGTGATATTTCTGGCCTGAGCAGAAGCAGGCAGCCCCAAGGAATCTATGTGGAAgcctttttattcttaaaatacatCCAGGCTAAATTTGCTAATTTGAAAAACTTGTTGgagaaatgtttgaaaatttaAGACAATAAATCCAAACACAATGTCTTTTGAGACAGTGAGTGCTTCTAACCATATGAAGTTGGAATAGTCTCTTGGGAACACAGTATGGTGTATTTGCCCTGCCCATATTGCACTTCTTTAAGTATTTGCTGTCAATTACAGCCAGAAAGAGGTCACTGAGCTAGATGAATCATTGCTGTTTCCCACTAGAGTAATTCTTACATCTCCTGTTGACAAGGAGGCAGTAGAACATCTCTTACACTGAAGATCCAGAGACAAATGACGGACACAAAGTTTTAAATATGGCGCCAGCACAGGTTGTGTGGGAAGCACAGGCCAAATTCCATGGGACAGGAGATTTCACAGGTAAACCATGTCTCCGCAGCCTTCAGGAGAAGCTTACTCTTCCTCAAACTTGGTTGCAACACTTATTTGGGGAGGCAGGCAAGGCAAAATAGGGGATTGCAGAGTGCATTGTCAGGGCAGCTCTCAGCCACCACACAGCTCTGGCGTCAATGCCCTCTCTGCGCTGGGCAGAGTGGCATCAGGAGGCTCACAGCGGGTAGCTCAGAGCAAAGTACTGTCAGTAATGTTTTAACTGGGACAGGCGCCTAATGAGAATGCATAGCCAGAACATATTAATGCACTGAAAAGGCATTGAAATTCATCTTAGTGTGACATTTGCTCACCTAGTGCCAGAAATAAGGACAACGAAAAGCAATGCTTTAGTATTTTTGGAGAACAGAACTGGAACTGCAATGGACTTTTTAATGGTCCTCAAACAACACTGCTATGTACCACTACATGAAGCTGTGACTACGTCTTGGTACAATGCACAGTGAGATTTAATCAAGTTTCAACTCTTGCATACATCTAAGGATGCAGAAAGTACACGACCAAGTTTCTAACCACTCTTGCAAAACATCAAAATACCCACAAATCTCACTTTTTTCCAGGATTAGCAGTGCCTGCAAGTTGGAATGATCAAACTTGAACcaagaattaagaaaaatgtattaaatcCCCTGTGCTTTTATGCAGCCCCAAACTTAATCATATAAGTagtaacaaaagcaaaaaaaccccaggtgttcttatttgaaaaaaaagagaaaatggaaaaatacattacagCATCAATAGTAACGATTTTACCTACCCAGGAAAGTATGGTTGTACCACACAAAACATAAGTTCCTTCCCAGATACCTCAGTATCACTCATATGAATGATAcgaaagaaaaaggaaaagaaaatggaggaaggaaaacttCAGTAATGTCATCCTCTTAGCAACTTGCCAATCAGTCAGAAATAAATGGCAATATGTAAACCAGCATCAAACCCCCAAACAAGTGCAAACATTGCATAACATTCAGAGATCTAAAAAGCTTACATTTTGGAAGATCTAATATAGCGTCTGTCCCATTGATGTGCATCTGGATCCacaaaacagtatttcccaCACAGTCCACAAAATAGCCCAGGAAAAATATCAGGGTAGAATTTTTAATCCTAAGCCATGCAGTTCAGAATCTCTGGACTGTTACAGTTTGAAGTTAAATTGGCCCATTAAAGGCATGGGAAAGTTTGGATACAGATCCAAACAGCCTCCGTGCTTGGCAATAGTCAATCAGTTTGGATTTTATCCATCTTTAATCACTGAACAGTCATGTGCAATTCCTTGGGCCATAGGAGATACCAGCTGCCGGATTCTGAACAAGACCCAGCCATATCTCATGTATCTATGATAAGGTTCAGACAGGCAGGTAGCATCTGTGCACGCTGCCTGGAAGAGGTGTGGCAGGGCTATAAGCTAAAGTTGCCCTGATCGGTCTAGATAAAGACGTTCAGAGAGCCAGTTTACTGCTGCAGGTAGGTAGCATCACTCAGAACAAGCATAACTCTCCTTAACAATGTATTAGAGATGAAAGCAGGCAATTAGCCCGTCCCTGTCCATCTACATACGGTGAGagctgcagccttgcagagatATTTCTCCTGGTGCTAGAGAACACCAAAGCAGTCGCATGTGAGTTGCAGTGGATGCTACTGTATCCCTCTCCTGCACTGGAATATTGCTGTAAGGGCAAGCCACAACTCTGCTCCCAGGAATTCTGGAGGATTTTTTTGAGACAGGTTTGGAGACATTGGTAAGACTTTTCAGTAGAAGGCGGCAGGTTTAAAATAGCAGCCAGTGAGGGAGGACGGGGCAGCAAAACCCAACAGGCTGTGGTCGCCCCTCCTGATAGATGTGACTTTGCAAGGAGGCAGCGATTTGCACAGCAGGTCTCTCCCAGAGTGACTGAGACTGATCATTTCAATAACACCGCCCCCAGGGAGCAAGGGGCTCCAAGCTCTGCACGAAATGGCAGTCCGAGCTCTGTCAGCTGCACCAGAGTGCTGAGTAGGCACTTTACTCATCAGAGCAGATCTGTTCCTGCAGGAAACTAGGCCACGTAGATGCTGCCAAAGCTGAGAAAGCCATATCCTGCAGGTCAGAGACTCCACTCGCATGCGTCAGCACATTTCTAGACAAGCAAAGGAGGTACACTGGCTTACAGAGCTGTGTGCCTGGCCTGTGAGTGACAGAGGGAACTGTACTACCCTTTTATTTGGCCTCTGGGAGTTTTGCTGCATGGGTAAACTGTGACAGTATCAGGTACGAGGCATCAATAGGCTCAAATGAATgttttacaaaagcagaaacatctcAGCTACTACAAATGGTTGAAGGGATGAAAGATTTTAATAGTGAAATAATGCAAACAACACAATTGCAACCTTTCATGCAGGTTGCCCCAGTTCCATTAGCAAACCCTTTCAAGCCACACACAAAGGAAGGATACAGATCACCCAGCTGCAGTCCAGAGGCTGGAACTGATTTGTGTAAAACCATCCAGCAAGTCAGCAGCAAACCTGAGAAGATCCACAGTCTGTGTTTCTCCAGAGTTCACTAGGCTGACCAGTGCTATCTGGACCATAAGTATATCCCAAGAGCTTGGcaaaatgtacatttatttaGGTACGTTAGGTGTCGTGCTGCTTAATGACTGCTGCTGGCACTACATGCTAGCAGCAAGGAGGCCCGTGCATAGAAGTTTACAGGTCCTGTTCCTAGCTCTGCAGAAAAAAGCTCTCCCTTGGGAAAAAAGCCTGAAAGGGCAGCATCACCCAAGCTTATTCATTCATTGATAAGTATAAAAGAACTTCAGCTGAAGTTCAACAGAATATTCCTTTAAGGATAAAAAGCACCTTTCATGTTCTTATGTTAACAAAGGTATCTCAGTGGGGCAGAAACCAACTAAATAATTATACACAGAAGAAAGTGTAGAATTATACAcaggaaaatgacaaaaatacagAGATCACAAGCTGTGAAAgagaacaaatacattttcagtaaACTGGCAGGCACGTATGACTGGAGAAACTCAAATGGACCTCTGACTCTTCTTCTATCTATCGTCTATCACAAGTAAAATGATAAATATCATACTAAGCCATCTCAACAACTGATCTATCCAGCTCTGTCCCAAAGCTTGCTAGGGTTTTTGATGCAAGTAAAGGAACTCTTAGTGCCACCAGGAACTGGGATGGCTGCAAAAACACAGACATTGATGCTGATTCTCATACTGCATCTTTAAGCTCTGTAGGGTCCAGGCACTCACATAAGAGCTTCGGCAATCCTTATTGATATCTTTATGTCAGTATTTTTTACATACCATTAAAAGGTTAGTAGACTGCAGGAATTTATGAGAGACATGCGTTAAGGCATGACAAGCCTAGCAGAATTGTATGAGGTCTAAAATGTTCATCCAGCCTAGTATCTTTTCTCCAACAATGGCAAACAGcaaatgctttggaaaagagCATGCAAAATCAGTTATCCCTGGTTTCTGTCTCAATCAGCAGCCCAAGGACTTCCTGAGCTGGAGCCTCCATCAGGACCATCAAATTAAATAATTGCTGgtacacttttttttgtgaatttatctatttctttttgaattAGCTTATCTCTTTGATGGGATTTCCCTTTGCTATGTTAATGGAGTAAAATCAAATCTACAGATCTTAATTAGCTCCCCAGGCAGTACAACTTTTAATTACTACCCCTGTTTCCTCAGGTCTGCTGATTGTTCTGTGCATTATCCTGACCTGCCATTCTCTTGCAAGGAGCACTTGCTGTACCAACACAAAAGTCTGTCcctgaaggaaaagaattacaCAATGGCCCAAAGAAGCCATGCAAACATCACGTCACGTGCGCgccccttcttttcccttccacgTGTATCAAATGCAGTGTTTAGGCTCTCAAGGATCAGATGAAGCACATGTTAAATTTTCTGTGACGCTTAAAAACAGGCATGCACTATCCTGCCTCAGGGATTACTAGGAGAGGTGTGGAGTAGCTAAATCAGTACTAATTGCCTTatccagggaaggaggaatgctGAAGTGTTTGTATCATCCACATTTCATGCAATGTGAATACTAAAATCAGGTGTAATGCATCATACCTGCTAGTAGAAGGATTAAGCCCATGTCTCTGGAGGTTTGTAGACTTTCAAAAGATAAACACCTTCAAAAGGAGCAAAGGGGAAGGACAGGAGCAGACTGCAAGGTGCCAtcttcccttgtcctgtctgGCCTGGAAGTCCAATAGCATTTGGCAAAACAAGCAAAGTAACCTTGGGGTGATGCACTATAAGTTGCTGTATCAACTAATGTAGGACTTTTTTAGAGAGAGGGTGAATGTCAGTGGTCAGTAGTTGTGCTGTCACAGAAGAGGACAAAATACTCCCAACACCAGAGCACTGTGTGTAATAATATCCTAGCACAGGTGTCCAAACAGCATACAGCATCCGTTAAATAGAATTGCCTGGAAACGGTGGTCCTGCTCCAGTTAAGGAGTGGGATGACGAGAACGGGCACAAGGGTCTGCAAAACTTCAAACAACTCCgggaaagcagagaggatgCATAGCAGCCGTCTCCACCGCACCACCCTGCCCCACGAGCCCCAGGTGTGAGGCTGCTCACCTGCTCGAAAAGAGGCTCTTTGTGCTCAGAGAAGGGAGCCTCCCGCTTGCCATCCGCACAGGGCCCTGTCCTTCgggcagggggtgggagagCACCGGGGATCACCGACACTACAGGTGGTGCATCCCCGTCCagtcccagtgccacccccgCAGCTGAGCCCGGCGCgagacagagggaaaaagaaggcGAGAAAAAGGGGAGGAGAGTCAAATGGGGGGGCAGGGCGGTGGGAAGAGCAGAGAAgtagggagggaaggaaggaagaaagcggaaaaaaaaaggaggagaaaggggaggagaTGAACGGcgaggggagaagggaggaggcgAGAGGCcggggaggaaaggagggaggcgGTTCGGCAGAGAGGGACGGGACGGGACCCGGCGCCCCGCGGGCCATGCGCCTCCTGGCCACGGCGTTGGccgccctgctggccacggcCCCGGCCACAGGTAAGCGGCACCGCACGGCCTCGGCAGCGGCTCCGGGACGGGGAAGGGGCTcggggaggggctgggggacGCCCGGGGATGCAGCGCCGCTCGCCCCGCAGCCGCCGCGCTCCGGCAGCAGCGACTGTGCGCGGCCACCGCCGACGGCGAGTTTTAACAAGAAAAGCGTTCTCGTGCAGAAGTTGCACGTCCTCTCTCCGCCACCGCCTGTGCCCGGCGGGGAACTGCCGGCGGGGCTGACGTGAGGGGAGGGAGTTGTTTCCCGCAGGTGCCTGGATCCGAACGGAGCCCGTGGGTCACTGATTAAAAACCTGCTCCGTTCAAGACCTTTATGCCTCCAAAGTCAAAAGCCAGCGTTGTGTCCTTAAAGCTGCAAAACCCACGTGGAATCTGTATCTGAAGTTCAGGGTGCAGTGAGGGTTAGAGGCGTGGGAAAGCCCAGCTCGTTCAAAGTTAATAAAAGAATtgagtttaatttttctcttcaaaaagaAGGTGGTGGAGGGAGAGTTTTGCTTCAAGTGCATTTGGTTAATGCAGAAGCTTTTTCCGAGAGGGAGCCTCTGACTTGTGAAAGTTGCAGACAGATACATTCAACTGAAACCAACTGGTTGCTTTGGTGATCTTGGTAGCCAGctcttaattattttcatttatacaaAAAGCTTCACTTGTTCCTGGCTCATTGGCCcttcttgctttttaattgtAGAGAAGTCAAAATAAAGCAGGCTTTGACAGTAACATTATTTCACTGAGCAAATCACAACACAGATAAAAACCATCGCGTATGTTTCTGGGCATGCAAACCCAAGATCAGAAAGTAACTACCCTGGTGGCGTGTCCCTTAGCTATCAGCAAGGTCTGAAGGGTGGGTTGTAGATTCTGCCTGTTGGTCTCcgtggaggaaggaagaggggcCTATAGGTAATGCTAAATCTGGATCGTGAGCAGTTGTGCAGAAGAAGAAATCTACTCATATCTCCACCAAAGTAGCTGGGGTTCTTCCACAAAAACACAGGCGTACTGAAACTTCACCAAACATAACGGCCCAGCAGTGACTGTGGGTCCTTTGCTACTGTTCCACTACAGACAGAGGGGACAGCCCAGGTATAGACAGGTTTCTGGGTCCTGAAAGTATTATTTGTTACTCCTGACAGTGCTATAGAGGTGTTTTGCTATGTAGTATGGCTGACAATGAAGTCCAAACCTAGATAACACTTGGCACTGAACTAGTGTAAGCAAAAGTAGACTATTTTCAAAATAGgatttttcaaaactgagtGTAATTAGCAGTAACCCCTCCTGAATCCCAGCAGACTAGACATGCGGGTGAAGGGtaccaaagaaacaaacaatgAGAACATTGGGTAGCTAAGTGAGCTGGTTGCAAATAAGAGGGACGTGTTTGATGATTAAGGGCATTGCAAAGGAATCCTCAAGTCTTTGGCTCACTCTCCTCCCCTTGTCTATAAATAGTTTCCCTTTCCAAGCAGAAGCAAGACTGAAACTCTTGTGGTGAACTCCACCTGAGCGGCTACATCATGCTATActgggaaggcaggagaagaaaaacagtaattccTCACTTGAAGCAGCAATCTGAAGTCCAGAAATGCAGTGCTCTGTTGGCACACAAGCATGCTCTCAAGTTGTGGAGGAGTCTCCTGTCTTGGCAAGGAGCCTATTACAAGGGTAAACCTCATGTTGGGGTTGATCCAGTGCCTGCTAAAGACAGGAGGAACATTTCCACTAGTGTCTGGGAGCCCTGAATGAGCCTTTACCTTTCCACGTAAGAGGTAAATGACCTCTTTCCTCCAAACTCCACCAGTGTTCTGCTCCAATGGCAGTGGGAGGATCGAGTCAAATGGACATTTTTTCTCGGTTATATAAAGCATTACCTGGCCCTTTTCAGCTTAAGATGAGATGAAGTCATGGTAAAAGCATTTGGAAATCACCAAAACTCTCCCTGTTGCTGCAGTTATGTAGCCTCACCAATAGGAGccacagaaggaaggaaaggagacgTGTTCCCACCAATCAGACAGCATGAAGGATGCAAATTTTGATATTTCCTTATGAAAAGGCACGTtcccagaagaaaagcagaagcctTAGGTATAAAATACCAATTTTTGTATGCATGTAAACAGCTAGAAAGGGATCAGAGACTCCACGTACAATGCTTCTTTATCTTCTTGCAGAGGCTTCCATCATCACCATATCCGAGttcctctgtattttctcttgggTGCTTTTTGGCACCATGTTCTGCCTAGTTTTAAATTAAGCAATGATCCTTTTGCCTTTTATCTTGGGACTCTATTCCACAATTAATCCTGGCCAGCTTTTTCAAGCAAGAAGTTCACATGTCAGGAAAATGacataattgtttttctttacactATTCACGACATGTCCATAATTTCACTAGAAgaagtttgtgtttttaatgtaCTCAGACTACATTTTAATAGATTATTTAGTAAACATTTAGAGCCTAAGTAATTATGAGAAGCCCAGAAAGTGTTGAGATTCTTAAATTTATTCCTTATTTAGTGAGGAGCACAGCCTTCAAAATCTAACCTTACTTCGATGGCAGAGGCAGACATCTTATCTTCACATACGCCTGGACCAGATGCAAGCAGCAAAGTCAGGAAACTCCAGTAAGGAATAACTGAAGTTTCATGCCTGGAAACCTTTTGGTGGTATTTAgccttaattttaaatttcaacaTCCTGTTCTAATTGTGTGCTTTCTACAGTCTAAAATAATCTCTCACTTTGGCACTTATATGAATTACACACACAAATGTCATGCACAGATAATTATATCAATAATCTAGGGCATGCTTAGCtgtaatttcttaaataaattaaaaaaacccttttctttaTTCAACTCACTTTacagtagaaagaaaaattaatatcttcttaggaaaaaaatacaccattCTGTAGAGCTTTCTATTGAAATGACCCAAAATAACTATtgtagaattaattttcagagGGATCTTCTCAAACAGCTGCAGTGTAACTTCGTTGATTTAGGGGATTTACTCTAAGTAAGGTGGTACAACTTGCCACTCCATTTCGTGGCTTCACTGGGGCCATAAAACCAGTGTCTCGGCCTCCAATACTCCTTCAGAAATAGAATGGAAATACTTTACTTGCTTATTTTGAAGATAAATATATGCTTGTGTTTCAGGAGCTGATGTCAGACAAGAGTCTCTGCCAAAACGCTCATCCCCTTTGTTGAAATGTTTCTAACTGATGTGCTAGAAAAGTgtccagaaatgaaaaaaaaaccccaacattctGCCAGAGTTGCAATTCTCAGTAGTATTTGAGTACAGTATATTCACATAACAGGATGGACAGTTAATATTCACATTTTAGAGGACATTTCATGCTTTGCAGAGTGCATTGCAGGGAGTGCTTGCTTACTGCTGAAATATGGTTCTCTCTCTAGTGTGTGCCATCAGACTGGTAGATTACACATTACAAGTAATTTAGGGAACACATTGCCATAATATACCATTGGACAAAAATAGGTCAGTCTGTGATATGACTaataagaacatttttcatGTACATTaggatggaaataaaatgagtgTCGACTCCCATGCCTCAGAAAATCAGTCCAGCATTCATcagttaggaaagaaaaatcttcctctAGTGGACAGCTGTGGCCTTCTTTCAACCTTCGCCTATGCTGGCTGACAACATAATTCCAGGATATACTAGGCATGGGATATCCCAGTACAGTCTGGGAAGTACCATAACTATTTCACAGGACATTGGAGAGTTTCAGCCCAGACACTGTAATTCCAGTCACCcacatgaaaattaaaaaaattacaacccAAAATTTAAACTGGAACCAAGGCAGAGAAGGGCTACCAAGGTGAATACTGAAATGAAGACTCTACCAGAGGACTCTAACAGATCCTGGCTTCTTTAGCTCAGCAAAGCAAAGGCTGAGACACTAGCTAATTGTTTTCTATATGGAGTCAGGAAGCAAGGgctaagagaagaaaacactcttTAAACTTAAAGTTGGCACAGGAGCAAATGGACATAAACTGGCTATTGAAATGATTTAGCCTGGAAATCCTAAGAAGGATGCGATTCAATGGAAGAGCTGGTTGTGGAATAGCTCTCAAAAAGACATTCTTGGCTCTTGCTCCAGTCTAGTTTTAGATTAATGCCTTTTCAGACTGACAAAAGATTATGTGATGTTGGGCCTATGACAGCAGCAAGGTGTCTACTTCAGCCCTGTCTTATTAATTAGTGCCAGGAAGAATACTAAAGCAGACTCACTGGAGGAGGCCCTCATACCATCTTTAACGTgcacagaaagacagaagatgtCAGATTCTAAAAGCCCATTAAACTGCTGCACACTGAACAAATGCCATCAATTTACCTGCTGTGGACTTGCATGGTGAGACGTATTATAGTGCTGTTGTGCTGGCATGGAGGATTCTCACCAACTTTTCTGTCCTTTGCAGATGTTTGTGAGGCTTTAAATGTGACGGTCTCTCCAGGACCAACAGTGCGATACTCCGAGGGAGAGAATGCTACCCTTTACTGCCACAtttctcaaaagagaaagacagacaatTTGCTGGCTGTGCGGTGGGTCTTTGCTGCATCACCTAACCAGGAGTATCTGATGATCAAAATGACAAAGTTTGGGTCTGTCCAGTATTATGGAAATTATACCCATCATTTCCACAAGCAGAGACTTCAtcttctgaaagagaagcaTGGAACTATGTACAAATTTCTTATTCTAAGCCTCCAGCAAACAGATCAAGGACATTACATATGCAAAGTCCAGGAAATTGGCAAACACAGGAATAAATGGACAGCATGGTCAAATGGCACAGCAGCTACTGAAATAAGAGGTGAGAAACTACCAATTTCaattctatattttttcttgtccCACAATACCTTTTTTCTTGCAAGTTGATCCATATTTGAAATTAGgctatttttaagttttatacTTGGATATGAGAAGAAAACCTAACACTTAACTTCTTTTCTTACACATTACAAATTAAACATTATTCAGTCCAAAATAAAGTGTAAAGAAGTCAGAAGATTGGTATATTTGTACAAGACACTctatttcctttgccttttatCACAGCAGCAGTAATTGAAACTTCTTTACCTTCAGCTGCAGGTTTCTACAACTTTGCTAGTAGGAATAAACAAATACCATTATTATGTAAATacaaagagacagaaacagaGATAAATTAACTTATTTTCTCGGGAATATGCAGAGGGCCAGCCAGAAATGGAAGCATTATATGTTAGATCTATGTTTTGCCTCTTggtattttcattgcttttag
Coding sequences within:
- the VSTM4 gene encoding V-set and transmembrane domain-containing protein 4, whose translation is MNGEGRREEARGRGGKEGGGSAERDGTGPGAPRAMRLLATALAALLATAPATDVCEALNVTVSPGPTVRYSEGENATLYCHISQKRKTDNLLAVRWVFAASPNQEYLMIKMTKFGSVQYYGNYTHHFHKQRLHLLKEKHGTMYKFLILSLQQTDQGHYICKVQEIGKHRNKWTAWSNGTAATEIRVISSKSSDDPAFKKNHEAWKFFEDLYVYAVFVCSIGIISVLLFTLVILCQSLLNKRRSAVKHYLVKCPQNSSGETVTSVTSVSPLQPKKVKKKKEKEKLEQPPAIPAKAPIANHFPKPKLLKPQRKLILPKIAEENLTYAELELMKPIQEAKGIPSTTVYAQILFEENKL